Within the Mycobacterium gordonae genome, the region GTCCCGGCACAGCCGCCCGGTGATCGTCGCGCACCAGGCCGCGAATGCGCGGCCGGCGGCGTCGCGCACCGCCGGACTGCCGTGTACCGCCTCGGTGGCCAACGGCTCGACCGGACAGCCGTCGCGTGGGTCAGCCGCCAGGCCGGCCGCCAGCACGTCTAACCAGCGCTCGACGATGTCGCTCACCGATCTGTCGGTGGACAACAGCTGGCGGAGCAGTTGCTCGATGGTTGAACCGGCCGTCGTCACCGCCGCCGCCGCCAGCTGCTGTTTGCCCTGCGGGAAGTGGTGGTAGAGCGAGCCCGGTTTGACACCCGCCTCTTCGAGGATCTGGTTCAGGCCCGTTGCCGCGTACCCCTGGCGGCGGAACAGGGTGGCGGCGGTGTCGATGAGCGCGGTGCGGCTGCGATCAGGTCTCGGCATGGTCTTGACATTACTTGAGTGATCACTCAAGAATGTTGCGATGAGGCAACTGATTCACGCCGACGGCGGCCGTTACGAGTGGCGGGAGGTCGCCGACCTGCAGATTTCGGCGCCCGGGGAGGCGCTGGTCCGGCCATTGGCGGTGGCGTGCTGCGACCTCGACGTCGCCGTCTGCGCGGGCCGGTTGCCGTTGCCGCCGGGGTATGCCGTCGGACACGAGGGGCTGGCCGAGGTCGTCGCGGTCGGCGATGACGTCTCCGGCGTGCGAGCGGGTGACCGCGTCGTCGTGCCGTTTCAGATCAACTGCGGCACTTGCGGCGAATGTCGCCGCGGCGTCACCGGATCATGCGGCTCGCTGCCATTGCTGGCGATGTACGGCATGGGGCCCATTGCCGGGTTGGACGGGGGCGGCTTCA harbors:
- a CDS encoding TetR/AcrR family transcriptional regulator encodes the protein MPRPDRSRTALIDTAATLFRRQGYAATGLNQILEEAGVKPGSLYHHFPQGKQQLAAAAVTTAGSTIEQLLRQLLSTDRSVSDIVERWLDVLAAGLAADPRDGCPVEPLATEAVHGSPAVRDAAGRAFAAWCATITGRLCRDGWSAARAEQTGLVVISLIEGALILSRTSGDTAALEAAKAATRLLLTV